Genomic window (Candidatus Saccharibacteria bacterium oral taxon 488):
CAAAGCACAGGTAGCTGCTACCCCGGCACCCTTACGGCTGCGGCGTCGACTTCTCCTTCTTTGGTTCGGCGGCTTTTTTGAATTCGGCAGCAGCCAGACCGGCTTCTAGGTCTTTGCCCGAGACAAAGCGCACTTTCGCGGTTTCAATGGTCGCAACATTGACGTCTTCTGCTTTATCGACGCCTTTAGATTGCAGGGTAATATGGAAATAGCCAAGGTCGCCCAGGTGAATATTCTCGCCATTCAGCAGCCGGTGCCGGATTTCATCAGTAAGTGCCATCAGCACAGCATAGACATCGACATGACTAACAGTGGTCGATGTGTCTGATATACTTTGGGCAATGGTTTTCAGGTCGACCGGCTGGCGCCCGGTAACGGTGGCATAGAACTTTTTTGGTTCGCTTGGCTTGGTTGGATTAGTTCGTTCAACTGCTTTATAATGAATTGGCATATATACTCCTATCTATTCGGCAAAATCGCCTTTATGTTTTGTAAAATAGCCTTTATATTTTCAAAAACAGCCTTTATGTTTTCAAAAACAGCCTTTATGTTTTAATCGATATATATTGCTATCGGGATATGTGGCAATTAGCTTCCCGATAATCTGCGTATCACCCCTGTTAACTAGAAAACGTGACCGGCACCCCCTTTCGCTGAATTAGTCTGCGGCGCGGTGTTAGTGGTTGGCGGCTGTGCTGAGTCGGTTTGACCCGACGGAGCAGTTTGGTTGTTTTGGTTGGCACTATTATTATTCTGTGTTGCTGGTGTTTGTGAGTTTTGGCCAGTCTGATTTTGGTTAGCACCTGGCACACCGCCCATTTGTCCACCCGTCCCGCCCTGCTGACTATTTTGGCCGCGGCTCATGCCGGGTGGACCGCCAGCCTGATTGTTCATGCCGTTTTGCGTGCCACCGACTTGCATGCCGACAACGAAACTCAGGGCGCAAACCACCACACCGCTAACCGCTAAACCAGTGATTACCCCGGCACTTAAACCGTTCTTGCTAGAGTTTGTGCCATTCGGACGCGGCGCTGGTGGCTGATCATAAACCGCTTCTGGCGTGGTGAGCTGTGCTTGCTTGGTTTGTGAAATTGCCATAATTTCTCCTTTCGTTACGTTACTCTCTCGATAATTCGTACAGTGTTACATCGCTACCTCCATAATTAACGACGGTGCCAGTTTGTTTGACCCACGCCGTGATTTCATTATTACCGCCGCCTGGGCCGCCACCACCGCGACCATGTGAGCCGATGGCGTAATAGTTGACTTTGCCGTCCTTCACTAATTGCTTGAATTGCTCCAGCGTCAGTGGCGTATCGCTACCATTGAATCCACCGACCGCCATGACTGGCTGGCCGCTGGTCAGCTGAAGCGCCGCTGATTCATTGGCGCTGGCCACCGCTACCAGCCAGGTTGCGCCGTTTTGATGCTCTACGAGATACTGCACCAACTGGCTGTCCGCCTGCGACGATTCATTATTACTACCCTGCATCGCCGTCGAACTCGGCCCGGCCGTTGGGATACTGCCAGTGTGTACGACATTGACTGTTGCCAACGTATACACCGTCGGGGCGAGTGTGCAGGCAGCTAGGGCAGTGATAATTGCCAAGTTTTGCAGCCACCGCCGCGGTGCGTAAAGATTAACTAACAATCCAATCATTCCCGTCAGACCCAACAGGCCCACTATCCACACCAGCCACGTCATCGTGCCGGCGTAACCGAGGATAATTACTGCAATCACCGCCGTCACGCCGACCAGTACTGGTAGTAGCCACGCATATGGTTTGCGCCTAGTATAAGCACCCCACAAAAACGGCAGACTAATACCAACGAGTGCCGCCACCGCCGGCGCCATCACCACCACGTAGTACGGGTGAATCACACCGCTGGTCATGCTGAAAATCACGATGTGAATCAGTAGCCACAGCATCCAGAAAATTACTGCCGCTCGTCCACGATTGGTGCGTGGCGTTTTTCGCAAAATCCATAGCATCAGCCCACCACCCACCAGCGCCAAGACCAACAACCAAGCAATATTTGGCCCAAAATCATTGTTAAAGATCCTGAAAATTCCCGTTTGCCCACCAAAGCCCGTACCACCCGGACCATGCCCGCCACCAGGGCCACCGCCCATACCACCCGGCATCATACCGGCGCCATCTGCCATAGTCTGCGTGGTATTACCAGCAGTTTGAAGTGTTGTCGTACCGCCTATTCCACCACTTGGTGGCACACCACCCGGGCCACCACCTCCACCACGCCCACCGAGCAATCGACCAAAGCCGTTATAGCCAAATATCAAGCTCCAAATATTGTTATCGTTAGTGCTGCCCACCCACGGCCGACTACCAGCTGGCGTCAGCCAGACCAACGCACTCCACCACAGCGTCGACATCGTGGTGATTATGCCGGCAAACATCACGTGTAAAAATCGCATCACAATCGGTGGCTTGGCAAACACCAGATAGACCACTACCATCGCTGGTAATACCATCAGCCCTTGGAGCATTTTGGTGTTAAACGCCAGTCCTGTGAATAGTCCCGCCAGACCCAGCCACAGTAGCGGCCGCTTACCCTCCAGCGAGCGTAAAAACGCATAGCCACTAGCCGTCAACATCAATGTCAAAATAGCATCAGGGTTGTTAAAGCCAAACATCAGTGCCGCCACTGGTGTAAATGCCAGTACCGCCCCAGCAATTGCCGCACTCATGAAACCGAACTGCCGTTTTACTGCCTCGTACACCAGCCACACCGAACCAACTCCCGCCAGCACACTTGGCAGCAACATCGAGAAGCTTGAAAAACCAAACAACCGAGCGCATAGTCCCATCACCATCGTCGCTAATGGTGGCTTATCAATCGACACGTAATTTGCCGCGTCCAAACTACCAAACAACCACGCCGTCCAATCCTGACTGGCCGCCTGCACCGCCGCCGCATAGTAACTATTGGCCATGCCGTTATGCAGCACACCAAACAAATACAACCCACCAGTCAGCGCCAACAACACCGGTAGCGTCCACTTCTCAAACCACGATCGCTTGTCTAGCTCCTTATTGACGCGGTACAGCCCTTTCAGATCATCGACGGCCGTTTTCACAATTTTCACGCGGCTATCCATATCCTCAATCCAGGTTACCGGCTGCTCGTGAATCGGCACACCCGCCCGCTCAGTTTTGATCAGTAATTCAGTGTCAAAAAACCACTCATTGTCTTTGATTTTCGGCAAGAATTTTGCGGCGACATCCCGGCGAATCGCCTTGAAACCACATTGCGCGTCGCTAAACTTGGTGCCTGACGTCCATTTGATAATGTTGTTATAGCAACGCGAGATGAGCTCCCGCTTCAGCCCACGGCTAGTTCTAGAACCTTTCATCAGCCGCGAACCAATCGCCACGCCAGCTTCGCCCGCCACTAGTGGTTGAATCATCGGCAGAAAATCATCCAGGCTAGTCGATAGATCAACATCCATATAGGTCAAGATGTCGGCTGGGCTATTCTGCCAGACTCGTTTGAGCGCTCGCCCGCGACCGCGCTCCGCCAGGCTGACCACCCGCACCGACTGATGTTTTTCCGCTAAGTTCTCGGCAATTTCCAGCGTCTTGTCCTGACTACCGTTGTCCGCGATGGTGATTTGGTAACGATACGGCAAATGCTTTGCCATATACTCATCAAGCGTCGTGATACTTTTTTGGAGAATCTTTTCTTCATTGAGCACCGGCACGACAATATCAATGAGCGGACGGGTAATCGCCCGAAATGGCGGCTGGCTCTCAGTAGCGGCGAGGTGTCGCGACCGAGCCAGCGGTTGGGTTATGGTTGCTGCTTTCATAGTCATGCTAGCAACTATAAATAATCTCTCTGTAAAAATACTTTAAGCCATTTTCGGGGAATATTATATTTTGGCCAACCACAAATTAAGTAGACCTATGAGTTTAGGTAAAATTTTTAACAAACTATCATCAGCCATCACAAAATCAGAGCAAAGAAAAGACGCCTCCATAGGAGTGTATTTTCTTTGCTCACTACGATAAATGAAGTTATAACTTTGGCTAAGCAATTTTAATCACCATAAAGTCCTTTGCGAACACCTATCAATCCCCCTACAGCGTTAATTGGCCATTCAGTTGGCTAGTCAAAATCACTTAGGTAGGGATGTATACATACGAAAATGCGATCATCACTGTTACCAACTTGAACATTACCATCAAGATTAGACCCAAATATATTAAACACCACATAACCTATAGCCAATGATGCAGCCCAAATCATTTTTCCATCATTAATCTGATCCTTTATCTTATTTACTGATAATCTATCGACTTCAGCTCTCGTTACTTGTTTTATTTCAAATGAAGAAATCGGCTGTTCGGTGTGTTTCATACCTCCAAACTCAAGTCGCCAGCCAATATGAACCATCATATTATCTAGTGGTACAATTCTTGAATTATACAGTTGTGAATAAAATTCTTTTGGTATCTGAAAAGCACCTCCTATTGTCTTACTAATTATTAGTACGGTTTTTTGCACCCATAATGCAATAATGGCCTGTTCATCTCTAGAATAACTAGCTGGTCTATGTTCAAAAATAAGCGGACCGAGTAGCTTACTGGCTCTTGTCTCTATATCAGACATCCATCCGTTATTGCATTTTTCGCAAACAATTTTTATCTTGTCTTGAAAAATTGAGCTTTGCCAATTTCTGCTTAAATCATCGCCCCTTACTTCATTATTACCTTTAGTGCCTTTCGCAAACTTCTGAGATAGCCAGTCGGAAAATATATGTTCTCGCGAAATATTTTTACTAGAACCGCAAAAAACACAAACTCTAGACATCAGTTTTACCGCTTGAACATGAAGTGAGCTCAGGATGCTCCTTTAGGATGTCATATCCGGGTTTTGCAAGTTTATAACGTGGCGTGCCCCTTGAGCTATACTCGAGAGTTAACAGTCCCCATAAAACCATTTGGTCAAGGTTCGCTTCAAATTCGGCCGCATCTACTTTATTCAATTCGTCCATAAGACTAGCGTTTTTAATCTCTCCTACCGGACGAATGAAACTGCCACCCATAGTTCGCAAAACGAGTAGCTCCTTGTAGTCAGTCATGGCTCCAAAGAGCCTCAGTGCTAAAATCTGAATTGCATCAAGTGTTACTCGAGTTTCATCCATAGCGTTTTTTTGTATCTTTTTTGAGGAACTGGTGCTATCTAGCTTCGTTTTTGGTTGCTCAATTTTTTCTCGCACCTCACTATCATCTAATAGACGCATTGCTAAGCTGCTCAACGTGAGATACTCATAGGCACGTACTGAATCATTTATAT
Coding sequences:
- a CDS encoding DNA-binding protein — its product is MPIHYKAVERTNPTKPSEPKKFYATVTGRQPVDLKTIAQSISDTSTTVSHVDVYAVLMALTDEIRHRLLNGENIHLGDLGYFHITLQSKGVDKAEDVNVATIETAKVRFVSGKDLEAGLAAAEFKKAAEPKKEKSTPQP
- a CDS encoding glycosyltransferase; translation: MTMKAATITQPLARSRHLAATESQPPFRAITRPLIDIVVPVLNEEKILQKSITTLDEYMAKHLPYRYQITIADNGSQDKTLEIAENLAEKHQSVRVVSLAERGRGRALKRVWQNSPADILTYMDVDLSTSLDDFLPMIQPLVAGEAGVAIGSRLMKGSRTSRGLKRELISRCYNNIIKWTSGTKFSDAQCGFKAIRRDVAAKFLPKIKDNEWFFDTELLIKTERAGVPIHEQPVTWIEDMDSRVKIVKTAVDDLKGLYRVNKELDKRSWFEKWTLPVLLALTGGLYLFGVLHNGMANSYYAAAVQAASQDWTAWLFGSLDAANYVSIDKPPLATMVMGLCARLFGFSSFSMLLPSVLAGVGSVWLVYEAVKRQFGFMSAAIAGAVLAFTPVAALMFGFNNPDAILTLMLTASGYAFLRSLEGKRPLLWLGLAGLFTGLAFNTKMLQGLMVLPAMVVVYLVFAKPPIVMRFLHVMFAGIITTMSTLWWSALVWLTPAGSRPWVGSTNDNNIWSLIFGYNGFGRLLGGRGGGGGPGGVPPSGGIGGTTTLQTAGNTTQTMADGAGMMPGGMGGGPGGGHGPGGTGFGGQTGIFRIFNNDFGPNIAWLLVLALVGGGLMLWILRKTPRTNRGRAAVIFWMLWLLIHIVIFSMTSGVIHPYYVVVMAPAVAALVGISLPFLWGAYTRRKPYAWLLPVLVGVTAVIAVIILGYAGTMTWLVWIVGLLGLTGMIGLLVNLYAPRRWLQNLAIITALAACTLAPTVYTLATVNVVHTGSIPTAGPSSTAMQGSNNESSQADSQLVQYLVEHQNGATWLVAVASANESAALQLTSGQPVMAVGGFNGSDTPLTLEQFKQLVKDGKVNYYAIGSHGRGGGGPGGGNNEITAWVKQTGTVVNYGGSDVTLYELSRE